From the genome of Streptacidiphilus rugosus AM-16, one region includes:
- the thyX gene encoding FAD-dependent thymidylate synthase, which produces MTDETSAAPEPLFRDDVTVELVRSSAQDADVLFAARVSTAGEQSLEELQKDPERSKGLINYLMRDRHGTPFEHNSMTFFVSAPIFVFREFHRHRAGWSYNEESGRYRELQPVFYVPSAERKLVQKGRPGKYEFFEGTPEQQKAVTAAMEDSYRQSYERYREMLAAGVAREVARAVLPVGLFSSMYATCNARSLMHFLSLRTKDERAKVPSFPQREIEMVAEKMETLWAELMPLTHDAFNTHGRVAP; this is translated from the coding sequence TTGACCGACGAGACCTCGGCTGCGCCCGAGCCCCTCTTCCGTGACGACGTCACGGTCGAGCTGGTGCGCAGCAGTGCCCAGGACGCCGACGTGCTCTTCGCCGCGCGGGTCTCGACGGCGGGCGAGCAGTCGCTCGAAGAGCTGCAGAAGGACCCCGAGCGCTCGAAGGGGCTGATCAACTACCTGATGCGGGACCGTCACGGCACGCCCTTCGAGCACAACTCGATGACGTTCTTCGTCAGCGCGCCGATCTTCGTCTTCCGTGAGTTCCACCGTCACCGGGCGGGCTGGTCGTACAACGAGGAGAGCGGCCGCTACCGCGAGCTGCAGCCGGTCTTCTACGTCCCGTCGGCCGAGCGGAAGCTCGTGCAGAAGGGCCGTCCGGGCAAGTACGAGTTCTTCGAGGGCACCCCGGAGCAGCAGAAGGCCGTGACCGCGGCCATGGAGGACTCCTACCGGCAGTCCTACGAGCGCTACCGGGAGATGCTGGCGGCCGGTGTCGCGCGCGAGGTCGCGCGGGCGGTGCTGCCGGTCGGGCTCTTCTCCTCGATGTACGCGACCTGCAACGCGCGCTCGCTGATGCACTTCCTCTCGCTGCGCACCAAGGACGAGCGGGCGAAGGTGCCGAGCTTCCCGCAGCGCGAGATCGAGATGGTCGCCGAGAAGATGGAGACGCTGTGGGCCGAGCTCATGCCGCTGACCCACGACGCGTTCAACACGCACGGCCGGGTCGCGCCCTGA
- a CDS encoding helix-turn-helix domain-containing protein has product MENPGPWTAAAAAATGERIRALRGQRGISLSELARRAGIGKATLSGLETGTRNPTAETLYAIAGQLGVPLAMLLSAPGGAPRAPEVHGTAVTARLLEVFQDGGTSTELYRLDIRPGVLQTSPAHPPGVIEYLTVFSGTAQVGPVGGPLTVRAGEHVSWPADTPHTYAALGDLPVQASLLIRHPLG; this is encoded by the coding sequence ATGGAGAATCCCGGGCCCTGGACCGCCGCAGCCGCCGCCGCGACCGGCGAGCGCATCCGCGCCCTGCGCGGGCAGCGCGGGATCAGCCTGTCCGAGCTGGCGCGTCGGGCCGGGATCGGCAAGGCGACGCTGTCCGGCCTGGAGACGGGTACGCGCAATCCGACGGCGGAGACCCTGTATGCGATCGCCGGGCAGTTGGGGGTTCCCCTCGCGATGCTGCTGTCGGCACCGGGCGGGGCGCCGAGGGCGCCGGAGGTCCATGGCACCGCGGTGACGGCCCGGCTGCTGGAGGTCTTCCAGGACGGCGGCACCAGCACCGAGCTCTACCGGTTGGACATCCGCCCGGGCGTGCTGCAGACCTCGCCCGCGCATCCGCCGGGAGTGATCGAGTACCTGACCGTCTTCTCCGGCACCGCCCAGGTCGGTCCGGTGGGCGGCCCGCTCACGGTACGGGCCGGCGAGCACGTGTCCTGGCCGGCCGACACGCCGCACACCTATGCCGCGCTGGGCGACCTGCCGGTGCAGGCGTCGCTGCTGATCCGGCATCCTCTCGGATAG
- a CDS encoding GPR1/FUN34/YaaH family transporter — protein sequence MSNEAAVADNRSLTLGAAAGPLGYLALGLTLLAYGLVATGVISNTAGADTKDLAFWVGGVTLFIAGLLEFRAGSAGTGTAFGGLGALWVAASQMTFTSTNAAGLFFVLWALLALSLTASQWGHESLLVRGVYGLFTVALVLWAIDEFAGNADLGKIAGWVAAVAGLFSWYAATVALGGNKWGRVTLPVR from the coding sequence GTGAGCAACGAAGCCGCGGTGGCCGACAACCGCTCCCTCACTCTCGGCGCAGCAGCCGGCCCGCTGGGCTACCTCGCCCTCGGCCTGACCCTGCTCGCCTACGGCCTCGTCGCCACCGGCGTCATCTCGAACACCGCCGGCGCGGACACCAAGGACCTCGCGTTCTGGGTCGGCGGCGTCACCCTCTTCATAGCGGGTCTGCTCGAGTTCCGCGCCGGCAGCGCGGGCACCGGCACCGCCTTCGGCGGCCTCGGCGCCCTCTGGGTCGCCGCCTCCCAGATGACCTTCACCTCAACCAACGCGGCCGGACTCTTCTTCGTGCTCTGGGCCCTGCTCGCGCTCTCGCTGACCGCCTCACAGTGGGGCCACGAGAGTCTGCTGGTCCGCGGGGTCTACGGCCTGTTCACCGTCGCCCTGGTGCTCTGGGCGATCGACGAGTTCGCCGGGAACGCCGACCTCGGCAAGATCGCCGGGTGGGTCGCGGCCGTCGCCGGACTGTTCTCCTGGTACGCCGCCACGGTCGCCCTCGGCGGCAACAAGTGGGGCAGGGTCACTCTCCCGGTCCGCTGA
- the dapA gene encoding 4-hydroxy-tetrahydrodipicolinate synthase, protein MAPTSTPETPFGRALTAMVTPFTADGSLDLEGALRLAVHLVDAGNDGLVVNGTTGESPTTTDAEKAALVRAVLEAVGDRAHVVAGVGTNDTHHTLELAREAERAGAHGLLVVTPYYNKPPQEGLYRHFTAVADATGLPVMLYDIPGRSGVPIATETIVRLAEHPRIVANKDAKGDLAAASWGIARSGLAWYSGDDMLNLPLLSVGAVGFVSVVAHVVAAELRVMVDAFVAGDMTKATEIHQRLLPVFTGMFRTQGVITTKAALNLMGLPAGPLRLPLVEADEAEIAQLRRDLADGGVHL, encoded by the coding sequence ATGGCTCCGACCTCCACCCCCGAAACCCCCTTCGGCCGGGCACTGACCGCGATGGTGACCCCGTTCACCGCCGACGGCTCCCTCGACCTCGAAGGCGCACTGCGGCTGGCCGTCCATCTCGTCGACGCAGGCAACGACGGTCTGGTCGTCAACGGCACCACCGGTGAGTCCCCGACCACCACGGACGCCGAGAAAGCCGCGCTGGTACGGGCTGTGCTGGAGGCGGTCGGCGACCGCGCCCACGTCGTCGCAGGTGTCGGCACGAACGACACCCACCACACGCTGGAGCTGGCCCGCGAGGCCGAGCGTGCCGGAGCCCACGGCCTGCTCGTGGTGACGCCGTACTACAACAAGCCCCCGCAGGAGGGCCTCTACCGGCACTTCACCGCCGTCGCCGACGCGACCGGTCTGCCGGTCATGCTCTACGACATCCCCGGCCGCTCCGGCGTCCCGATCGCCACCGAGACGATCGTCCGGCTGGCCGAGCACCCGCGGATCGTCGCCAACAAGGACGCGAAGGGCGACCTGGCCGCCGCCAGCTGGGGCATCGCCCGCAGCGGCCTGGCCTGGTACTCCGGCGACGACATGCTGAACCTGCCGCTGCTCTCCGTGGGCGCGGTCGGCTTCGTCAGCGTCGTCGCCCACGTCGTGGCCGCAGAGCTGCGCGTCATGGTCGACGCCTTCGTGGCCGGCGACATGACCAAGGCCACCGAGATACACCAGCGGCTGCTGCCGGTGTTCACCGGTATGTTCCGCACCCAGGGTGTGATCACCACCAAGGCGGCGCTCAACCTCATGGGCCTCCCGGCCGGGCCGCTGCGGCTGCCCCTGGTCGAGGCCGACGAGGCGGAGATCGCGCAGCTGAGGAGGGATCTCGCCGACGGAGGGGTACACCTCTGA
- a CDS encoding GNAT family N-acetyltransferase: MGQLTIRGADEADLAGLVRVRIDSWRAAYAGLVPPAYLDELDPEASLVRTRNQLRSRPEGWHFLVAERDAALVGFVIAGPERPAAEVVRGDRPRGGEVHALYTHPDAWFTGAGAALLDAAVTALRADGHAPLLLWVLEQNTQARRFYERQGWRPDGGRTALRLGGALLQELRYVRAPVSALPRPRARTAAAV; encoded by the coding sequence ATGGGACAGCTGACGATTCGTGGTGCGGACGAGGCGGACCTCGCCGGTTTAGTGCGGGTACGCATCGACTCCTGGCGGGCGGCGTACGCGGGCCTGGTCCCTCCGGCCTATCTGGACGAGCTCGACCCCGAGGCGTCCCTGGTCCGGACCCGGAACCAGCTGCGGTCACGGCCCGAGGGGTGGCACTTCCTGGTCGCCGAGCGGGACGCGGCGCTGGTGGGCTTCGTGATCGCCGGCCCCGAGCGCCCGGCTGCCGAGGTCGTCAGGGGCGACCGGCCGCGCGGCGGGGAGGTGCACGCGCTCTACACCCATCCGGACGCCTGGTTCACCGGCGCGGGCGCGGCGCTGCTCGACGCGGCCGTGACCGCGCTGAGGGCCGACGGGCACGCCCCGCTGCTCCTGTGGGTGCTGGAGCAGAACACGCAGGCCCGGCGCTTCTACGAGCGGCAGGGCTGGCGACCCGACGGCGGCCGGACCGCCCTGCGGCTGGGCGGAGCCCTGCTGCAGGAGCTGCGCTACGTCAGGGCCCCGGTCAGTGCGCTGCCGCGGCCCCGTGCGCGGACTGCCGCTGCAGTGTGA
- a CDS encoding ribonuclease J: MSHPHPDLGAPPALAPNALRITPLGGLGEIGRNMTVFEYGGRLLIVDCGVLFPEEEQPGVDLILPDFTSIRDRLDKIDGIVLTHGHEDHIGAVPYLLREKPDLPLIGSKLTLALIEAKLAEHRIRPYTLEVKEGQRERIGAFDCEFIAVNHSIPDALAVAIRTPAGLVVATGDFKMDQVPLDRRLTDLPTFARLGEEGIDLLLVDSTNAEVPGFIAPEREIGPVLQQVFDRADKRIIVASFASHVHRIQQVLDTAHEFGRKVAFVGRSMVRNMGIARDLGYLKVPGGLVVDVKTLDDLPDEDVVLICTGSQGEPMAALSRMANRDHQIRIVEGDTVILASSLIPGNENAVYRVINGLTRWGANVVHKGNAKVHVSGHASAGELLYFFNICKPRNLMPVHGEWRHLRAVSDLGQKTGIRKDRIVIAEDGVAVDLVDGVARIVGKVQAGYVYVDGLSVGEIGEGSLKDRRILGDEGIITAFMVVDSSTGKVLSGPNIQARGSGIDDEAFGPAIAKIQEALNRSAQDGVLETRQVQQLVRRTLGKWVSDTYRRRPMILPMVVEV; the protein is encoded by the coding sequence TTGAGTCATCCGCACCCTGATCTGGGCGCCCCGCCCGCGCTCGCGCCGAACGCCCTGCGGATCACCCCGCTCGGCGGCCTGGGCGAGATCGGCCGCAACATGACGGTCTTCGAGTACGGCGGTCGCCTGCTCATCGTCGACTGCGGCGTGCTCTTCCCCGAGGAGGAGCAGCCGGGCGTCGACCTGATCCTGCCGGACTTCACGTCCATCAGGGACCGCCTCGACAAGATCGACGGGATCGTGCTCACGCACGGCCACGAAGACCACATCGGCGCCGTCCCCTACCTCCTCCGCGAGAAGCCGGACCTTCCGCTGATCGGCTCCAAGCTGACGCTGGCCCTGATCGAGGCCAAGCTGGCCGAGCACCGGATCCGGCCGTACACGCTGGAGGTCAAGGAGGGCCAGCGCGAGCGCATCGGCGCCTTCGACTGCGAGTTCATCGCGGTCAACCACTCCATCCCGGACGCGCTGGCTGTCGCGATCCGCACCCCGGCCGGTCTCGTCGTCGCCACCGGCGACTTCAAGATGGACCAGGTGCCGCTGGATCGCCGCCTCACCGACCTGCCGACCTTCGCCCGTCTGGGCGAGGAGGGCATCGACCTCCTGCTGGTCGACTCGACCAACGCCGAGGTCCCCGGCTTCATCGCGCCCGAGCGCGAGATCGGCCCGGTGCTGCAGCAGGTCTTCGACCGCGCCGACAAGCGCATCATCGTGGCGAGCTTCGCCTCGCACGTGCACCGCATCCAGCAGGTGCTCGACACCGCGCACGAGTTCGGCCGCAAGGTCGCCTTCGTGGGCCGGTCCATGGTCCGCAACATGGGCATCGCCCGCGACCTCGGCTACCTGAAGGTGCCGGGCGGCCTCGTCGTCGACGTGAAGACGCTGGACGACCTGCCGGACGAGGACGTGGTCCTCATCTGCACCGGCTCGCAGGGCGAGCCGATGGCCGCGCTGTCGCGCATGGCCAACCGCGACCACCAGATCCGCATCGTCGAGGGCGACACCGTCATCCTCGCGTCGTCGCTGATCCCGGGCAACGAGAACGCGGTCTACCGCGTGATCAACGGCCTGACCCGGTGGGGCGCGAACGTCGTGCACAAGGGCAACGCCAAGGTGCACGTCTCCGGCCACGCCTCGGCCGGCGAGCTGCTCTACTTCTTCAACATCTGCAAGCCGCGGAACCTCATGCCGGTCCACGGCGAGTGGCGGCACCTGCGGGCGGTCTCCGACCTGGGCCAGAAGACGGGCATCCGCAAGGACCGCATCGTCATCGCCGAGGACGGCGTCGCGGTCGACCTGGTCGACGGCGTCGCCCGCATCGTCGGCAAGGTGCAGGCCGGCTACGTGTACGTGGACGGCCTGTCGGTCGGCGAGATCGGCGAGGGCTCCCTCAAGGACCGTCGCATCCTCGGCGACGAGGGCATCATCACCGCGTTCATGGTCGTGGACTCCTCCACGGGCAAGGTGCTGAGCGGCCCGAACATCCAGGCGCGCGGCTCCGGCATCGACGACGAGGCCTTCGGCCCCGCGATCGCGAAGATCCAGGAGGCCCTGAACCGGTCGGCCCAGGACGGCGTCCTGGAGACCCGCCAGGTTCAGCAGCTGGTGCGTCGCACGCTCGGCAAGTGGGTGTCGGACACCTACCGTCGCCGCCCGATGATCCTGCCGATGGTCGTCGAGGTCTGA
- a CDS encoding cellulase family glycosylhydrolase: protein MSRPSRRAPFAALVTVTALLAVCLAAAAADPTSLFAPLPWSALTVTPAHGLWSVAGVAVFLPVLAVVTAWGTVVSYRGADPATGRARMARRLWAVTVLAAALARLAQLLAETAGAAIHGGARTLAATALWDCGLTAGRTALIGWLPALLGALAYRRRRDAEEPRRRRHMPPHYGWRWSLTGTALPLALLGPLVGPMLWEGSPAASFYGEQLSLRRLPFGLDLGPGRFAVELATAAVVGAVLLSRSSRRFDYTRPSHLLLGGWLAALGGGAGAGVVQALLALPRDLGLSGGPGGGSLGSGDLFAVPDAALRISTGLSLGVAFGWAIVPALLLISRLLDVISGQRRRFATVVASATVLALGSWLLAQATPTTASAAPSVNAAARATADQDLPALTVRPPSGAEPAAITDVNGRQVLLRGVNVNQLVDYYAPTPGRQTVRPLADGDFAAMASLGFDVVRLDISWSALEPSRGHFDRTYLDRIRATVAEAAKHGLYTDLDLHEDAWGKAIAAPAGTSCPSGTTPALGYDGAPGWATITDGASRCQGLSRDLTPANARAFTAFYHDTDGIQTELTRAWALLAHTFAADPAVAGYGLLNEPGIGEDSPATSSVLLGAYYHRAVQAIRDAESASTGGFPHLVFVEPSVLWSGLGFDAAPPRGFSTDPYLVFAPHLYSQSITMDQSLGITLVSVERGFALAQQQAKAYGMPLWAGEWGWFGSNVPQNGAMMRRFAAAEDRALIGDAFWVWKQACGSPESDQHASEAGNLVGVDCATGKDLPPAGAVLSVLSRAYPHAAPGTLTRLATGADETGLSLAGTAPTSGEGTACTLSVWYPGKAKPTPTAHGIARLTEHQVAGGWLVSGCATGSYRLDLG from the coding sequence ATGTCCCGCCCCTCGCGCCGTGCCCCCTTCGCCGCACTGGTGACCGTCACCGCCCTCCTCGCGGTCTGCCTCGCGGCCGCAGCCGCGGATCCGACCTCGCTCTTCGCACCGCTTCCCTGGTCGGCGCTGACGGTGACACCCGCGCACGGGCTATGGTCCGTCGCCGGGGTGGCGGTGTTCCTGCCGGTGCTGGCCGTCGTGACGGCGTGGGGCACCGTGGTCTCCTACCGGGGCGCCGACCCGGCCACCGGGCGGGCCAGGATGGCCCGGCGGCTCTGGGCCGTCACGGTGCTGGCCGCCGCCCTCGCCCGGCTCGCCCAGTTGCTCGCGGAGACCGCGGGCGCAGCGATCCACGGCGGCGCGCGCACCCTCGCGGCGACCGCGCTCTGGGACTGCGGACTGACCGCCGGACGCACCGCCCTGATCGGCTGGCTGCCCGCGCTGCTCGGCGCGCTCGCCTACCGGCGCCGCCGCGACGCGGAGGAGCCCCGCCGTCGCCGGCACATGCCCCCGCACTACGGCTGGCGCTGGTCGCTCACCGGCACGGCCCTGCCGCTCGCCCTGCTCGGACCGCTGGTCGGCCCGATGCTCTGGGAGGGCTCCCCTGCCGCGTCCTTCTACGGCGAGCAGCTGAGCCTGCGCCGCCTCCCCTTCGGGCTCGACCTCGGCCCCGGCCGCTTCGCCGTGGAGCTCGCCACCGCCGCCGTCGTGGGCGCCGTCCTGCTCTCCCGCTCCTCGCGGCGCTTCGACTACACCCGGCCCAGCCATCTGCTGCTCGGCGGCTGGCTCGCCGCACTCGGCGGCGGCGCGGGCGCCGGCGTGGTGCAGGCGCTGCTTGCGCTGCCCCGCGACCTCGGCCTCAGCGGCGGACCGGGCGGCGGCAGCCTCGGCAGCGGCGACCTGTTCGCCGTCCCCGACGCCGCGCTGCGGATCAGCACCGGACTCTCCCTCGGCGTGGCCTTCGGCTGGGCGATCGTGCCCGCGCTGCTGCTGATCAGCAGACTGCTGGACGTCATCTCCGGGCAACGCCGCCGCTTCGCGACCGTGGTCGCCTCGGCGACCGTGCTGGCCCTTGGCTCCTGGCTGCTGGCCCAGGCCACCCCGACCACCGCGAGCGCGGCCCCCTCGGTCAACGCCGCCGCCCGTGCGACGGCCGACCAGGACCTGCCTGCGCTGACCGTACGCCCCCCGTCCGGCGCGGAGCCTGCGGCGATCACCGACGTCAACGGACGCCAGGTACTGCTGCGCGGCGTCAACGTCAACCAGCTCGTCGACTACTACGCGCCCACGCCGGGGCGGCAGACCGTCCGGCCGCTCGCCGACGGCGACTTCGCCGCCATGGCCTCGCTCGGCTTCGACGTGGTCCGGCTGGACATCTCCTGGTCCGCACTGGAACCGAGCCGCGGCCACTTCGACCGGACCTACCTGGACCGGATCCGCGCCACCGTCGCGGAGGCCGCCAAGCACGGCCTCTACACCGACCTCGACCTGCACGAGGACGCCTGGGGCAAGGCGATCGCCGCACCGGCGGGGACCTCCTGCCCCTCCGGCACCACCCCCGCGCTCGGCTACGACGGCGCACCCGGCTGGGCCACGATCACCGACGGCGCCTCGCGGTGCCAGGGCCTCAGCCGGGACCTCACCCCCGCCAACGCCCGTGCGTTCACCGCCTTCTACCACGACACGGACGGCATCCAGACCGAACTCACCCGCGCCTGGGCACTGTTGGCCCACACCTTCGCCGCAGACCCGGCCGTGGCGGGCTACGGGCTGCTCAACGAGCCCGGCATCGGCGAGGATTCGCCGGCCACCTCCTCCGTCCTGCTCGGCGCCTACTACCATCGCGCCGTTCAGGCCATCCGCGACGCCGAGAGCGCGAGCACCGGCGGCTTCCCGCACCTGGTCTTCGTCGAGCCGAGCGTGCTCTGGTCCGGCCTCGGCTTCGACGCCGCGCCGCCGCGCGGCTTCAGCACCGACCCCTACCTGGTCTTCGCCCCCCACCTCTACAGCCAGTCGATCACCATGGACCAGTCCCTGGGGATCACCCTGGTCTCGGTCGAGCGCGGCTTCGCCCTGGCCCAACAGCAGGCGAAGGCCTACGGGATGCCGCTCTGGGCGGGCGAATGGGGCTGGTTCGGCTCCAACGTCCCGCAGAACGGGGCGATGATGCGCCGCTTCGCCGCCGCCGAGGACCGGGCGCTGATCGGGGACGCCTTCTGGGTCTGGAAGCAGGCCTGCGGCAGCCCGGAGAGCGACCAGCACGCGAGCGAGGCCGGCAACCTGGTCGGCGTCGACTGTGCCACCGGCAAGGACCTCCCCCCGGCGGGCGCCGTCCTGTCCGTCCTCTCCCGCGCCTACCCCCACGCCGCCCCCGGCACGCTCACCCGCCTCGCCACGGGCGCCGACGAAACCGGCCTCTCGCTGGCGGGCACGGCCCCGACCAGCGGCGAAGGGACCGCCTGCACACTCTCGGTCTGGTACCCGGGCAAGGCGAAGCCGACCCCGACCGCCCACGGGATCGCCCGCCTGACGGAGCACCAGGTTGCCGGCGGCTGGCTCGTCTCCGGCTGCGCCACAGGGAGTTACCGCCTCGACCTCGGTTGA
- a CDS encoding phosphatase PAP2 family protein produces the protein MQNLTLNWQTAGAVAVVAFGASVAVRRIGTPSGLRLNVGLVVRELGTVLGLFAVWQFAGQLSVMSNADALSRGQAIWDAERSLHLPSEATLQAWVEPHPLVVQGADYYYATLHFGAVIALLIWLFLRHREAYPRVRMTLVLVTAWSLLIQLIPVAPPRLLPGSGMTDVAAEYGQSVYGATIGGVQADSYSAMPSVHVAWCVLVAVAVIKVSRSRWRWLVLAHPILTVAVVVVTANHYWLDGIAAVGLLLLAYGVQWYAARLRAAYLLRGAEADGPGTPLGSRPAAPLGMAGAARSATGSEAVTGSRAVSGPGE, from the coding sequence GTGCAGAACCTCACGCTCAACTGGCAGACCGCGGGTGCCGTCGCGGTGGTCGCCTTCGGCGCGTCCGTCGCCGTCCGGCGGATCGGGACGCCGTCCGGTCTGCGGCTGAACGTGGGGCTGGTCGTGCGGGAGCTGGGCACGGTGCTGGGGCTCTTCGCGGTCTGGCAGTTCGCCGGTCAGCTCTCCGTGATGAGCAACGCCGACGCCCTCTCCCGTGGCCAGGCGATCTGGGATGCCGAGCGAAGTCTGCACCTGCCCAGCGAGGCGACGCTGCAGGCCTGGGTGGAGCCGCATCCGCTGGTGGTCCAGGGGGCCGACTACTACTACGCGACGCTGCACTTCGGCGCGGTCATCGCCTTGCTGATCTGGCTCTTCCTGCGGCACAGGGAGGCCTATCCCCGGGTGCGGATGACGCTGGTGCTGGTCACGGCCTGGTCGCTGCTGATCCAGCTGATCCCGGTCGCTCCGCCCCGGCTGCTGCCCGGCAGTGGCATGACGGACGTGGCGGCCGAGTACGGCCAGTCCGTCTACGGGGCCACGATCGGCGGGGTGCAGGCGGACTCCTATTCGGCCATGCCGTCGGTCCATGTCGCCTGGTGCGTCCTGGTGGCCGTCGCCGTGATCAAGGTGAGCCGGAGTCGCTGGCGCTGGCTGGTGCTGGCGCACCCGATCCTGACCGTCGCGGTCGTCGTGGTCACCGCCAATCACTACTGGCTCGACGGGATCGCCGCGGTCGGGCTGCTTCTGCTCGCCTACGGCGTGCAGTGGTACGCGGCCCGGTTGCGGGCCGCGTATCTGCTGCGAGGTGCGGAGGCGGACGGGCCGGGGACTCCCCTCGGGTCTCGGCCCGCCGCCCCTCTGGGGATGGCCGGTGCTGCTCGGTCCGCCACGGGCTCCGAGGCCGTCACCGGTTCCCGGGCCGTCAGCGGACCGGGAGAGTGA
- a CDS encoding tetratricopeptide repeat protein, with translation MVARVMYFVVTAALLLGLVVVAVTGGQLMASGNAAGIGIGVSAEVLVALALWFVGKTYRFGRDSQRLSRLLEAEGGLPVDELKHTPGGGIDRDSADAVFAKRKAETEAAPEDWRSWFRLAVAYADARDTPRARKAMERAITLQRQSAHGAAAAH, from the coding sequence GTGGTCGCTCGGGTGATGTACTTCGTGGTCACCGCCGCGCTGCTGCTCGGCCTGGTCGTGGTCGCGGTGACCGGCGGTCAGCTGATGGCCAGCGGCAACGCGGCCGGGATCGGCATCGGCGTCAGCGCCGAGGTGCTGGTCGCGCTGGCGCTCTGGTTCGTCGGCAAGACCTACCGCTTCGGCCGCGACAGCCAGCGGCTCTCCCGACTGCTGGAGGCCGAGGGCGGTCTACCCGTCGACGAGCTCAAGCACACGCCCGGCGGCGGCATCGACCGTGACTCCGCCGACGCGGTGTTCGCCAAGCGCAAGGCCGAGACGGAGGCCGCCCCGGAGGACTGGCGCAGCTGGTTCCGTCTGGCCGTCGCCTACGCGGACGCGCGCGACACCCCGCGCGCCCGCAAGGCGATGGAGCGGGCGATCACACTGCAGCGGCAGTCCGCGCACGGGGCCGCGGCAGCGCACTGA
- a CDS encoding benzoate/H(+) symporter BenE family transporter, which yields MPGRIPAQPVAAGVITAVVGFSSSFALVLTGLRSVGATRNEAVSGLLLLCLSMGGLAIWLGLRYRQPISIAWSTPGAALLTGAGAQTGDYRYAVGAFVVCGLLLTVTGLWTRLSRVIAAIPTALATGLLAGVLLPLCLAPVQAAFRLPALTLPVLAVWASLMRFARRWATPGALATTLVVVAVHSGGHLGTGTSALLPRLSLTAPAFGWSALIGIALPLYVITMASQNIPGLALLRHFGYQPPVRPVLTATGLSTTATALGGGYTVNLAAITAALAAGPDAHPDRARRWIASVTAGVCYILLGLTAGASAVLLTTAPPQLVEAIAGLALLPTLGSALSSALAEEAGREAAVVTFVVAASGVSAFGIGAPVWALAAGLVMRRVVAAR from the coding sequence ATGCCGGGCCGCATACCCGCACAACCAGTCGCCGCAGGCGTGATCACCGCCGTGGTCGGATTCAGCAGCTCCTTCGCCCTGGTCCTGACCGGCCTGCGGTCCGTCGGCGCCACCAGGAACGAGGCGGTCTCGGGACTGCTGCTGCTCTGCCTGAGCATGGGCGGGCTCGCGATCTGGCTCGGACTGCGCTACCGGCAGCCCATCAGCATCGCCTGGTCCACGCCCGGCGCGGCCCTCCTCACCGGCGCGGGCGCGCAGACCGGCGACTACCGGTACGCTGTGGGCGCCTTCGTGGTCTGCGGACTGCTGCTGACCGTCACCGGACTCTGGACCCGGCTCAGCCGCGTGATCGCCGCGATCCCGACCGCTCTCGCGACCGGACTGCTGGCCGGCGTCCTGCTGCCGCTCTGCCTCGCCCCGGTCCAGGCCGCCTTCAGACTTCCCGCGCTGACACTGCCCGTCCTGGCGGTCTGGGCTTCGCTCATGCGTTTCGCCCGCCGCTGGGCGACCCCCGGGGCGTTGGCAACGACCCTGGTGGTGGTCGCGGTGCACTCGGGCGGCCACCTCGGCACGGGGACGAGCGCGCTGCTCCCCAGGCTGAGCCTCACCGCACCGGCCTTCGGCTGGTCGGCCCTGATCGGCATCGCCCTGCCGTTGTACGTCATCACGATGGCCTCGCAGAACATCCCCGGCCTGGCCCTGCTCCGCCACTTCGGCTATCAGCCGCCCGTCCGCCCCGTCCTGACGGCAACCGGTCTCAGCACGACGGCGACGGCCCTGGGCGGCGGCTACACCGTGAACCTCGCGGCCATCACCGCCGCCCTGGCCGCAGGCCCCGACGCCCACCCGGACCGCGCCCGCCGATGGATCGCCTCGGTGACGGCCGGCGTCTGCTACATCCTGCTCGGCCTCACCGCGGGCGCCTCGGCAGTCCTGCTGACCACGGCCCCGCCCCAACTGGTCGAGGCGATCGCCGGACTCGCTCTGCTCCCGACCCTCGGCTCTGCTCTCTCCTCCGCGCTGGCCGAGGAGGCCGGTCGCGAGGCCGCGGTGGTGACCTTCGTCGTCGCCGCGTCGGGCGTCTCGGCCTTCGGTATCGGCGCCCCGGTCTGGGCACTGGCCGCAGGACTGGTGATGCGCCGCGTGGTCGCCGCGCGATAG